CAACGAGCCCAGCAGGTGTCCACACAAACGTAATGGGAGTCTCTGAGCTCTCGCCCTTTGTCACAGTGGTGTCCCCTACTGGTCCAGGCCTACTAACTCGTTACACGAGCGGCACCAGCCTGCCCACTACTGGAGCCAACCCCCCCACAATCAAATACCATGGTGCCCTAAGTGGAGCCCCCTGATCAGGTGACCTCGAGCCAATGACCCCACTGGGCCCTTCGTGCCAGGTGACCCTAGTGCCCCCTCTGGGGGCCACTGGCCTCTTTATGCATTGTCCCAGTCTGGCCCTACTGGATCCACTTACCTCAGTAGGCACTGGGTGTGCCCATTACTGGTGGTTTTGAGCTCACACGACACACACATTGAAAAAcaataacttttaatatttacaaagtgGGCATCGGGCGACACTGACCAGTCTGTCTGGTCACTCGCCCGCCCTGCAAACTACTGCTGCAGGTCAGTTCAGTCCAGTCTATGGGCATCGCACGCCATGATGGTCAGCAGATGAGCATGCCCTCCTTGGCCGCCAGCCGCTGCTGGTGAGTGACGTCCTGCTCGAGCTCGTCGTGACCGGGGTGCCACAAGCGGGCGAGGATGCGCTCGATGTTCAGGGCGTAGACGGTGTGCGACGGGATGGCCTCTCGATGAATCTGCAGGAGGACTGGCATTAGACTGGCACTGGAGCCACGTGCTGGGCCCTCCCTCCCCCCAGGCCGACAACTCCGTACCTGCAGGGCTTCCAGGAGGTCCAACATGGTGACCGGGGGCAGGGAGGGGGGCAGCCGATCCCCAGAGCAGGCCAGGAGGAGGGCAGCCTGCTGCTCGGCCTCGTCTGGGAGAAGCTGCGGCGTCAGGCCAGCCGGGAGGGACACACCGGAGAGGGGCCTGGCGAGAGAAAGCCTGGGGTTAGAGAAGAGGCGGCAGGAGACCAACGGGCACCCACCACGCCCACCTCTCCCTTGGAAGGTTACCCGTCGCTGATGCTGCTGTAAGCTGCCACGCTATTCTTCAGGTAGGGCTGAGGGGTGACGCCGCTGCCAAAGGCGTACTGGAATTGACCGTCCCTCAGGCGGTACGCCCGGCGCCGGGAGAAGACGGCCATAAGGATGTCCTTCAGGTGGTACTGGAAGTGGCACAAAGAGGGCATCATTAGCGAGCTGGCCCACCCAGATGTCCCTTGGACCCCGACATCACATCCGCACGCGGCCCTACCTCCACGGCGCAGACCAAGGTGCTGACCGCATCGTCGGCCACGTTGCCCAGCCCCAGCTCGAAGGCCGTCACCATCATGCGTGCCTCCAGCTGCCCGCGAGTGGGCAGCAGCAGGGTGTGGGCGCTCAGTCGTACGTCGTCGTCCTCCATGGGGGGCTCCTTCCTGCCCAGCGGTGGCCCAGCGCACAGCGCGCTTTGGGGCTGGAAACGATGCTGCCAAGAGAGAGGTGGGTGTGAGAAAGTGGCGCGGACAGCGGGCAGGCAGGCAGATAGACTACGGCCGGGCACTCACGTCAAACTTCTGGCGCACAGACGAGAAGCGCTTCTTGCCTTTGGACTTGCCGGGCTTGGAGGTGGAGTTGGCAGGCCAGGACATTGAACCCGAACTGTCTGTGGGCACAAGGACAAGGGCTCAAAAGGGGACACGCCAGCCAAGAGACTGCCCTCTGGTGGACACGGCCTGCAAGGCCACCTACCTGGCACAGCGACCATGATCTGGCAGCGGGTCAGGATGGCCAGTAGGAAGTCGTTGTGAAAGTGAACTGTGGAGACAAAGACAGAGCATGAGGGGGGCCTCGGTGGTCTGTAACACAACCATCTGCAGAAGACCCCCCTCCCGGGCCCAAGGCCGCACCCCAACAGTACCCACTCACCGTTCTCCTGCGTCAGGAATCGTCGCGCTTCAATGTCAAACTCCTCCTTGCTGATCTTCTGCTTGAACCAGAGCTTGAGGTTAGCCCAGTACCTGCGAGAGAAGAGCGGCTTATATAGCGCCATGCACAGGCACAGCGTCCTGCAATGAGCCCACCGGCCAGCATTCCTCTTCCAGGTGTACCCCCTCAGTGTCACCAGTAAACACCCCGCTAAGTCAGGACCACCACCATCCGCATCTGCTGTcaccttgtggaggtccacagaCACTTCTCACCTCACGCCAACTGCAGTGCCATCCTGTCTGACTGGCACACGGTCAGCAGACAGAGGAGAGCCCACCAGGCGGTGACGTGTTTGAGAGCTTCACCCGCAGGACACTGGTGGCCGAGTGACTCAGGCAGCCTGCCTGGGCACAGAGTGGGCACACGCCATCCTTCAGGCCGCTCTCGACTTGCCCCCCCGACAAACCCTTCAAAGGCGGCAGGTGGGCTTCACTTCACAGCACAGGTTCTCCAGTTCAGTCTCGCTGGGCAGACACAGGGGGGCAAACAGCAGGAGGGCTGTGATGGTGACAGTGGCACTCGAGTTCAACAAAGGGAGCAacaaaaaggaaatggaaaaggAAAGAAGTACCCACTAAACAATCAAACTAAGAGTGGCACACTAGGGGAGGCTGGCATCACGGCACTATTCAACTTCAGCAGATCCTGACAGGAGGTTCTTGGGCACACCGGACCAACCACAAACTCGACACAATCAGACCGCCGGTGACAAGATGGTTCGCATCGACAAGCTGGCTGAAGGGCACTCTGGGTAAAAGCGCACCGCACCCTTCACCCGCTCGCCCAGATGGACCTCCTTGTGTTGTTTCAGGTTCACGTCACAAAGCCCAAGGCCCTGTGGCACTTGAGGAGCTCCTCAACCCCCACTTCATGCCCGTCACGTGGGCTCACTCCAGGACAAGGGTGTCCGCAGACTCCGAGATGAGCGTCTGCCCAATTCCCGTTACAGAGGTCAAAGTTCCAGAAATACGCCCGTCTGATTCTTAGCGCGGTGTGCCACGTTAGTCTGAGGTGACCAGCGGAGCCTCACCATGTTACCCACACAGCTGGCACCAGGTGTTCTTCTCCCGTCAGGATGCCCTCTTCCTTCTCGATTTCTCACTCCATGATGGCGTCTGGGGAGTCGCTTGCGTTGCGCTGCCCGATCCCGAGGTGTTGCCCGTCTTGATGGCTTGCATTACTAAGCACAAAGTGACCTGCCATCCCAAACTGTAACGTCAAAATGGCGCACATTGATACAAAAAACGTGACACTTGAGAGGCGACGCGTGGGTTAAAGCCGACCAAGTGGAGGCGCTGGCAGTCAGTGTGGGCATCGCACTTTGCTGGGGAGGACGGCGAACGATTCACAGCTGGCAAGGTCGAGAAGGTGAAGCCAGACAACGGGGGCACCACCAGAGTCTCAGTTTCATCTCTCCACCCACTGCCAGTGCCAGCCAATCACAACGGTGCTCAGCCCAGGAGTTCACATGACCTCCGACCTGAGCAGTCAGGTCACATGGCCACAAGTCACAGCCAATCACGAAGCACAGAGCTGGATGTCATTGATTTGGGTCCCCTGAGCTGTAATGTGGACGACTTGAATGGGGGGGGGGCGCGGATGGTGAAGCAGGAGACCCCAAGTCCTCCCACGAGGAGAGGCAGACAGACGACACACTCGGCCCCCCAACGTCGTGAACACCAAGGCCGGGGGTCACCAAAGGAGCCCCATCTCAAATCGACCGTCCGTCTGAGCGGGGTCAAGGGgccaagcactgggcacaagcaggaccaccacagggtgaacacacatcaGGGGGCAACTTGGCATCAGCGATCCACCTTTGACCTGTGAGAGGAAAGCCAGGTGGGCACGgggagaacacacaaaaaaaacagaacaggaaAGCACTCATGGGGGGGGCACCACAAGCCCACCGTCGGTGCCCAAACACTTCTGTGTGCCAGCAGCCCACCTCCATGGAGCTCTGAAGCCAAGCAGGTCCTGACTCCTCATCGCCCAGAGGGTCCGCACTACGCACACCTCAGAGGCTCTCGCCCTGCACGTGAGATGAGGACCACCAATGGCCGCGCTGAGCTTCGGGCCCCCACCTGCATGCCATTCCTCTTTGATTTGTCCGCAcgcttaaaggttttttttttttattcccaccCCTAATTTCCACATCGGCTGACTGCCACCTAAAGAGGCCTGGCACTGTCCCCAAGGCCTCGACGTCCTCAGCAGTGTGTCGGCCCCTCCATCT
This genomic interval from Erpetoichthys calabaricus chromosome 10, fErpCal1.3, whole genome shotgun sequence contains the following:
- the tada1 gene encoding transcriptional adapter 1, with the translated sequence MAAYTSELEMAKKNLCEALGDNSKQYWANLKLWFKQKISKEEFDIEARRFLTQENVHFHNDFLLAILTRCQIMVAVPDSSGSMSWPANSTSKPGKSKGKKRFSSVRQKFDHRFQPQSALCAGPPLGRKEPPMEDDDVRLSAHTLLLPTRGQLEARMMVTAFELGLGNVADDAVSTLVCAVEYHLKDILMAVFSRRRAYRLRDGQFQYAFGSGVTPQPYLKNSVAAYSSISDGPLSGVSLPAGLTPQLLPDEAEQQAALLLACSGDRLPPSLPPVTMLDLLEALQIHREAIPSHTVYALNIERILARLWHPGHDELEQDVTHQQRLAAKEGMLIC